Proteins from a genomic interval of Chroococcidiopsis thermalis PCC 7203:
- a CDS encoding DUF6658 family protein, translating into MQKLTTLFKKLRLRQVLTVCLVSVLLIFSAACSNATTAQGANPNNPAVQAGGNNNPHKNPGVNYNNVDKYTTDPTVKETPDKSPTNRASLDGYSLLVAANSEGLLYPGAETPAGRAAKETELPIKTAKDFKQPEAGGLNQRNEDLGERLGNRLEKVQEAFREASEFTQEKAAEGSRRPEAQSNPALGQ; encoded by the coding sequence ATGCAAAAGTTAACTACTTTGTTCAAAAAACTAAGATTGCGCCAAGTGCTGACAGTATGCCTAGTCAGCGTATTACTGATCTTCAGCGCAGCTTGTAGCAATGCAACGACAGCCCAAGGTGCAAATCCTAATAACCCTGCTGTACAAGCGGGTGGCAATAACAATCCTCACAAAAATCCTGGGGTTAACTACAACAACGTAGATAAATATACTACCGATCCCACAGTTAAAGAGACACCCGATAAATCGCCAACCAATCGCGCTAGTTTAGATGGATATTCTCTGCTTGTAGCAGCTAACAGCGAAGGACTTCTTTACCCTGGAGCAGAAACCCCAGCCGGTAGAGCAGCAAAAGAAACTGAATTACCAATCAAAACAGCGAAAGACTTTAAACAACCCGAAGCAGGCGGGTTGAACCAAAGAAATGAAGATTTAGGAGAGCGGCTCGGTAACCGTTTAGAAAAGGTGCAAGAAGCTTTTAGAGAGGCATCGGAGTTTACTCAAGAAAAAGCAGCAGAAGGTAGCAGAAGACCAGAAGCTCAAAGCAATCCTGCTTTAGGTCAATAG
- a CDS encoding lysylphosphatidylglycerol synthase domain-containing protein encodes MQHILSRLKPYLRWIILGGTLFFLITAFKNNWQEVAAIRIATLGWLTLAIALCVTLLAHIWSGWVWTWILEEFNQTVNIPQFVRVYLQTNIAKYLPGNVWHYYGRISAAKTAGIPTSIAALSVLLEPLLMAAAAILLALLGIQSAIALTQSYIQLLLFFVLAGVLLAIHPHLLNLAMRLLSRMKFQSTTTNTSDRVLCQIKRYPWRPLLGELGFVGLRGTGFLLTLLAIIPLSIERIPLLFAAFSLAWVLGLVIPGAPGGLGVFEVTAIALLQHSFSTGAVISAIALYRFISITAEAAGAGLAWLNERLIVGN; translated from the coding sequence ATGCAGCACATTTTGTCACGCCTGAAACCTTACTTGCGCTGGATAATACTAGGCGGGACTTTATTTTTCTTAATAACAGCTTTCAAAAACAATTGGCAAGAAGTAGCAGCAATTCGGATTGCTACTTTAGGATGGCTAACTTTAGCGATCGCTTTATGCGTGACTCTACTTGCCCATATCTGGTCTGGATGGGTCTGGACTTGGATATTAGAGGAATTCAACCAGACCGTCAATATTCCTCAATTCGTACGAGTGTATTTGCAAACAAATATTGCTAAATATTTACCAGGGAATGTCTGGCATTACTACGGTCGAATTTCTGCGGCAAAAACTGCTGGTATTCCTACCAGCATAGCAGCTTTAAGCGTATTGTTAGAACCTCTATTAATGGCGGCTGCCGCAATCCTGTTGGCTTTGCTAGGAATCCAATCGGCGATCGCTCTAACTCAAAGTTATATCCAATTGTTACTATTTTTTGTTTTGGCTGGGGTATTGTTAGCAATTCACCCTCATTTGCTAAACTTGGCGATGCGGCTGCTCAGTCGAATGAAATTTCAATCGACTACTACAAATACAAGCGATCGCGTTCTCTGTCAAATTAAACGCTATCCTTGGCGACCTTTATTGGGAGAATTGGGTTTCGTGGGATTGCGAGGAACGGGTTTTTTACTAACTTTACTAGCTATAATTCCGCTGTCAATAGAGCGTATTCCTTTATTATTTGCTGCTTTTAGTTTAGCTTGGGTACTGGGATTAGTAATTCCTGGTGCGCCTGGAGGTTTAGGAGTCTTTGAAGTCACGGCGATCGCTTTATTGCAACACAGCTTTTCTACGGGTGCAGTCATTAGCGCGATCGCTTTATATCGCTTTATTAGTATTACTGCTGAAGCTGCTGGCGCGGGATTAGCTTGGTTAAATGAGAGATTGATCGTCGGTAATTGA
- a CDS encoding DUF6658 family protein, with protein MNRIVTAVKKVHLGRILVTCMAGILLFVSTACSSAVQAKSPDAGVVTGRRQNVPAGKLAVPGQENPRPEVPGGTATSPDSGVVNKFEGGPTMNEFSDVDPRARDLEKAANKKANALIENAERNVIDQTSDVGENTKRILGKKGENAEDFGKNVNRNTESLQDKIKGTAEDLAKGAKRGTENIKDNTSDALRGADRNVSRAAEDAKDTARDLGKSAQRKADEAAQNTQRSLDRAGQAARDAVD; from the coding sequence ATGAACAGGATCGTAACTGCTGTGAAAAAAGTCCATCTGGGACGAATTTTAGTCACCTGTATGGCAGGAATTTTACTCTTCGTTAGCACTGCTTGCTCTAGTGCTGTACAAGCAAAGAGTCCTGATGCAGGAGTTGTGACTGGAAGAAGACAGAATGTCCCTGCTGGGAAATTAGCCGTCCCAGGACAGGAGAATCCTAGACCAGAAGTTCCAGGTGGTACGGCAACTTCTCCCGATTCCGGCGTGGTGAATAAGTTTGAGGGAGGACCGACAATGAATGAATTTAGCGATGTCGATCCCAGAGCCAGAGATTTAGAGAAGGCAGCTAACAAAAAGGCTAATGCCTTAATCGAAAATGCCGAGCGCAACGTCATCGACCAAACAAGTGATGTTGGCGAAAACACTAAGCGAATTCTAGGTAAAAAAGGTGAGAACGCAGAAGATTTCGGTAAGAATGTTAACCGAAATACCGAGAGTCTCCAAGACAAGATCAAAGGTACTGCTGAAGACCTAGCCAAAGGCGCGAAGCGCGGTACGGAAAATATCAAAGACAACACCTCTGATGCCCTACGAGGAGCAGACAGAAATGTCAGCCGTGCTGCTGAAGATGCCAAAGATACAGCTAGAGATTTAGGCAAGAGCGCTCAACGCAAAGCTGACGAGGCAGCTCAAAACACTCAACGTAGCTTGGACCGCGCCGGACAAGCTGCTAGAGATGCAGTTGACTAA
- a CDS encoding TetR/AcrR family transcriptional regulator, with amino-acid sequence MTTAERLTRKDWLDTGLQLLGSEGEKALTIERLCQVTCRTKGSFYHHFKNHGEFINALLEYWQSEYTNRIITTVEQLDNLSDRRRELDRLAAGIDRHIERAIRNWSGVNRRVQLVLKQVDEQRIQYLVGLISEMGQIDEKIALELAIVEYSTFVGLQQLFPNADSHWLEQIFNRFNQMASAYCVALHRKELE; translated from the coding sequence ATGACCACGGCTGAACGATTGACCCGCAAAGACTGGCTCGATACTGGCTTGCAACTATTGGGTTCTGAGGGGGAAAAAGCTTTAACCATCGAACGCCTTTGTCAAGTGACCTGTCGGACAAAGGGTTCCTTTTACCACCACTTCAAGAATCACGGCGAATTTATTAACGCACTACTTGAGTATTGGCAGTCCGAATATACAAACCGAATTATCACAACCGTCGAGCAACTTGACAATCTGAGCGATCGCCGTCGAGAACTCGACCGTCTAGCAGCAGGAATAGACAGACATATTGAGCGAGCAATTAGAAATTGGTCGGGAGTCAATCGACGAGTGCAACTCGTCCTCAAGCAGGTTGACGAGCAGAGAATCCAATACTTAGTCGGCTTAATTAGTGAGATGGGACAAATTGACGAAAAAATTGCACTTGAACTTGCGATTGTTGAGTATTCTACTTTTGTCGGACTTCAGCAATTATTTCCAAATGCCGATTCTCACTGGCTAGAACAAATTTTTAATCGTTTCAACCAAATGGCTTCTGCTTACTGTGTGGCTCTTCATAGAAAAGAACTTGAGTAA